One region of Oryza sativa Japonica Group chromosome 10, ASM3414082v1 genomic DNA includes:
- the LOC4348654 gene encoding pentatricopeptide repeat-containing protein At4g31850, chloroplastic: protein MLEVCCCSGVLGGSPPSSRTAGVSSPGLSPSRPSKRRIGRARVQPRAPPPCDERRAAEDVIHALRSADGPAEALERFRSAARKPRVAHTTASCNYMLELMRGHGRVGDMAEVFDVMQRQIVKANVGTFAAIFGGLGVEGGLRSAPVALPVMKEAGIVLNAYTYNGLVYFLVKSGFDREALEVYRVMMVDGVVPSVRTYSVLMVAFGKRRDVETVLWLLREMEAHGVKPNVYSYTICIRVLGQAKRFDEAYRILAKMENEGCKPDVITHTVLIQVLCDAGRISDAKDVFWKMKKSDQKPDRVTYITLLDKFGDNGDSQSVMEIWNAMKADGYNDNVVAYTAVIDALCQVGRVFEALEMFDEMKQKGIVPEQYSYNSLISGFLKADRFGDALELFKHMDIHGPKPNGYTHVLFINYYGKSGESIKAIQRYELMKSKGIVPDVVAGNAVLFGLAKSGRLGMAKRVFHELKAMGVSPDTITYTMMIKCCSKASKFDEAVKIFYDMIENNCVPDVLAVNSLIDTLYKAGRGDEAWRIFYQLKEMNLEPTDGTYNTLLAGLGREGKVKEVMHLLEEMYHSNYPPNLITYNTILDCLCKNGAVNDALDMLYSMTTKGCIPDLSSYNTVIYGLVKEERYNEAFSIFCQMKKVLIPDYATLCTILPSFVKIGLMKEALHIIKDYFLQPGSKTDRSSCHSLMEGILKKAGIEKSIEFAEIIASSGITLDDFFLCPLIKHLCKQKKALEAHELVKKFKSFGVSLKTGLYNSLICGLVDENLIDIAEGLFAEMKELGCGPDEFTYNLLLDAMGKSMRIEEMLKVQEEMHRKGYESTYVTYNTIISGLVKSRRLEQAIDLYYNLMSQGFSPTPCTYGPLLDGLLKAGRIEDAENLFNEMLEYGCKANCTIYNILLNGHRIAGNTEKVCHLFQDMVDQGINPDIKSYTIIIDTLCKAGQLNDGLTYFRQLLEMGLEPDLITYNLLIDGLGKSKRLEEAVSLFNEMQKKGIVPNLYTYNSLILHLGKAGKAAEAGKMYEELLTKGWKPNVFTYNALIRGYSVSGSTDSAYAAYGRMIVGGCLPNSSTYMQLPNQL from the coding sequence ATGTTGGAggtctgctgctgctccggcgTCCTCGgcgggtcgccgccgtcgtcgaggacTGCGGGGGTTTCCTCACCTGGACTATCGCCGTCTCGGCCCAGTAAGCGGCGAATCGGCCGCGCCCGGGtgcagccgcgcgcgccgccgccgtgcgacgagcggagggcggcggaggacgtCATCCACGCGCTCAGGTCGGCGGATGGCCCCGCCGAGGCGCTTGAGCGGTTCAGGTCGGCGGCGCGGAAGCCCAGGGTGGCCCACACGACCGCGTCGTGCAACTACATGCTCGAGCTCATGCGCGGCCATGGCCGGGTCGGGGACATGGCCGAGGTGTTCGACGTAATGCAGAGGCAGATCGTCAAGGCGAACGTGGGCACGTTCGCGGCGATCTTCGGAGGGCTTGGTGTGGAGGGGGGACTCCGGAGCGCGCCGGTGGCGCTGCCGGTCATGAAGGAGGCCGGGATTGTCTTGAACGCGTACACGTATAATGGCCTGGTTTATTTCCTTGTGAAGTCCGGGTTTGATAGGGAGGCGTTGGAGGTTTATAGGGTGATGATGGTGGATGGTGTTGTGCCTAGTGTGAGAACCTACTCTGTGCTGATGGTGGCGTTCGGGAAGAGGAGGGATGTCGAGACGGTTCTTTGGTTGTTGCGTGAAATGGAGGCTCATGGCGTGAAGCCGAATGTGTATAGCTACACCATCTGTATTCGAGTTCTTGGACAAGCCAAAAGATTCGATGAAGCTTATCGGATACTTGCGAAAATGGAGAATGAAGGGTGTAAGCCGGATGTCATTACCCATACCGTGCTTATACAGGTTCTTTGCGATGCTGGCCGTATCAGTGATGCCAAGGATGTTTTTTGGAAGATGAAGAAGAGTGATCAAAAACCTGATCGAGTGACCTACATTACTCTGTTAGATAAGTTTGGTGACAATGGTGACTCGCAATCAGTGATGGAAATCTGGAATGCAATGAAAGCTGATGGGTACAATGACAATGTTGTTGCTTATACAGCAGTTATTGATGCATTGTGCCAAGTTGGGAGGGTCTTTGAAGCTTTGGAAATGTTTGATGAGATGAAACAAAAGGGTATAGTGCCTGAGCAGTATTCATACAACTCGCTGATATCGGGGTTTCTTAAAGCTGATAGATTTGGTGATGCCTTAGAGCTGTTTAAACATATGGATATTCATGGACCTAAACCAAATGGTTACACACATGTTCTTTTCATAAATTACTATGGAAAATCTGGTGAATCTATAAAGGCAATACAGAGATATGAACTAATGAAGAGCAAAGGGATTGTGCCAGATGTTGTTGCTGGTAATGCTGTTTTGTTTGGTCTTGCCAAATCTGGTAGACTTGGCATGGCAAAAAGGGTATTTCATGAATTAAAAGCTATGGGGGTTTCTCCGGATACTATCACCTACACTATGATGATCAAGTGTTGCAGCAAGGCATCAAAATTTGATGAAGCTGTGAAGATTTTCTATGATATGATTGAAAATAATTGTGTTCCTGATGTTCTTGCCGTGAATTCTTTGATTGATACACTCTACAAGGCAGGCAGGGGTGATGAAGCCTGGCGGATCTTTTATCAACTAAAAGAAATGAATCTAGAGCCAACAGATGGGACTTACAATACACTTTTGGCAGGATTGGGAAGGGAAGGTAAAGTCAAGGAGGTAATGCATCTGCTTGAAGAAATGTACCACAGTAATTATCCTCCTAATTTGATAACATACAATACGATTCTTGACTGTCTCTGCAAGAACGGGGCAGTTAATGATGCACTTGATATGCTATACAGTATGACTACGAAAGGATGCATACCTGATCTTTCGTCTTACAACACTGTTATATATGGCCTTGTTAAAGAAGAAAGATATAATGAGGCATTCAGTATTTTTTGTCAGATGAAGAAGGTTCTTATTCCAGATTATGCAACACTGTGTACTATCCTCCCAAGTTTTGTGAAAATTGGACTGATGAAGGAAGCTCTGCATATTATCAAGGACTACTTCCTCCAACCTGGCTCCAAAACAGATAGGTCTTCATGCCATTCACTAATGGAAGGGATACTGAAGAAGGCTGGCATCGAAAAGTCAATTGAGTTTGCTGAAATCATAGCATCAAGTGGTATTACCTTGGATGATTTCTTTTTGTGCCCATTAATTAAGCATCTCTGTAAGCAGAAGAAAGCTCTTGAAGCACATGAACTTGTCAAAAAGTTCAAGAGCTTTGGAGTTTCACTAAAAACTGGATTATATAATTCTTTGATTTGTGGGCTTGTTGATGAAAACCTAATAGATATTGCTGAAGGCTTGTTTGCTGAAATGAAGGAACTCGGTTGTGGTCCAGATGAGTTTACTTACAACTTACTTCTTGATGCCATGGGAAAGTCAATGCGGATAGAGGAAATGCTAAAAGTTCAAGAAGAGATGCATCGCAAGGGATATGAATCAACTTATGTTACTTATAACACAATCATTTCAGGTCTTGTAAAGTCAAGAAGGTTGGAGCAGGCTATTGATTTGTACTACAACCTGATGAGCCAAGGTTTCTCACCCACACCATGCACATATGGCCCTCTTCTTGATGGTCTGTTAAAAGCTGGAAGGATAGAAGATGCAGAAAATCTTTTCAATGAGATGCTGGAGTATGGATGCAAGGCCAATTGCACTATCTACAATATACTACTGAATGGACATCGAATAGCTGGTAATACAGAGAAGGTCTGTCATTTGTTTCAGGATATGGTTGACCAGGGAATAAACCCAGATATAAAATCCTACACGATTATTATTGACACACTCTGCAAGGCAGGACAGTTAAATGATGGTCTAACATATTTTAGGCAATTATTAGAAATGGGTCTTGAACCTGATCTAATTACTTACAATTTGCTCATTGATGGTCTTGGAAAATCAAAAAGATTAGAGGAAGCAGTGTCTCTATTCAATGAGATGCAGAAGAAGGGAATTGTCCCGAACTTGTACACTTATAATTCACTAATTCTCCACTTAGGAAAAGCAGGGAAGGCTGCTGAAGCTGGGAAAATGTATGAAGAGCTACTGACGAAAGGCTGGAAGCCTAACGTTTTCACATATAACGCTCTTATTAGGGGGTACAGTGTTTCCGGCAGTACTGATAGTGCCTATGCTGCCTATGGTCGGATGATTGTTGGCGGGTGCCTACCCAATTCAAGCACGTACATGCAGCTCCCAAATCAGCTGTGA